Within Oreochromis aureus strain Israel breed Guangdong linkage group 19, ZZ_aureus, whole genome shotgun sequence, the genomic segment CTGGCTTTATGGAGACGTCATGTGCCGGGTGACAGGCACCTTCTTTTTCATCAACACCTACGGCACCATCCTGTTCCTTGCAGCCATCAGCATCAACAGATACTGGGCGGTGACTCGGCCTCTGGACGCAGCCTCGTCGGACCACAGAATTCGTGGAAttattgtttgtatttgtaTCTGGGCGTTTATTGTGGCGATGTCTGTTCCTTTTCTGATGAGTCCAGGGATCAACGTGCACCGTAAAAACAACACTGACATACGTCGCTGTTTTGAGGGATACCAGGGTGGAACTAatgacaagaagaaaaaagtggCTGTAactcattttttaataattggattgttttttgttgtctttttactCATTGTGATATGCAATATCCTTATTGCTCgaagtttaatttttaaaaactctccTCAGTCGGAAAGTCAGTCTTCAGGAACACAGTCTAAAATGCCCAATTTAACGTCAACGTTTAAACGACCCACAGGGGTGAAACGGAGGGCTCTCCAGATGTTGCTGGCAGTGGTGGGAgtgtttgttctgtgtttccTGCCACACCACATAGTTCAAGGCCCCTGGGTTCTGGCAGTGCTGGAGATCGAAGACGGCTTTGGCCACGTGAATTACAACGAGACCACTCGTCAGTTGCTGAGCGATGCTCATCAGATCACCCTGGTTCTTATGGGCCTCAACTGCATTTTGGATCCTGTAGTTTATTATTTTGCCACAGGGAAGTTTAGAGGACTCATCAAGGCCCGCATTAAAAAATTAATCCCATGCACCCAAACTCAGAGCTACCACTTAAACCAGCCTGCATCACCTGTTTGGACTCTGGGAGGAAATCAGAGGCCTCATACGAAAGCCACAAAGGCCGGGAGGCAGGATCAAACTCCTCACACTGAAAGGAGCTCAGTGGTCATTGCATAAAGTATTTTCAAAAATATCACTTATCCAGCATTTTGATTTTTCCTCGTCAGGTTGGGTGTACCAAACAGTGCAATAAGTTGAAAGCGCAGATGTGCGCTTGATGCAATAAGCACTTTTTTATGCAATAAAGTTGTCTTTTTCTCAATTACATCCAAAGACTGTTTGGACACTGTTCACATACCACCAACCCAGTGATGTCATGTTCTTTACCGATACAAGATGGCGCTAAACATGctttaaaaactttaactttcaacacttatttcttaaatccagcttcataGACAGAGTTACATCTATGACAGTTGTTTACAGTAGTGCTCCATGTTGTAAATCAGCCTTTATACATGTGGTGTTTAATGTGCACATTAAAGGTTGGAGAGGCTCGTTAACCTTAATCTCAGAATTATACCTTGGAATCAGGGAGAGGAGCATtcattgtgttgtgtgtttgtacatATGTGTAGTTGTGTAGTTAAACATTTATAACACAACATCACCGCTCTCACTCAACTACAGTGAGTGAGAGCGGTGGTTCACGCAGTTCACAGAGTGCTGTATGGAGCCTGCTTGAAAGACTCCCATACTGTGCTTTTATTAGTCTCTACCTCCATcatgtgttttaaatatattattgcTCATTTGTCTCAGTGGCTGTAAAGAAAGCAGTGTGATCTTCAAACTGTACTAACATCTTTGTCAAGATGTCGGATCATTGTGAGAATCAACATCCCAGGAAGTTTTGAATGGCCTATAAGAAAcctggaaaactattcctgaagattgCTTAAAGAGTATTCAAGGTGTATTGAAGAATAAATGTGGCATTATAAAGTATTAACTTTCTCTGTTGTTAAAATCATGGCACTCTGGTTTTGCCttttatattgtatatattatattgCATGTTTTCACGTGCTTAAATAAATCTGTGCCCCTGTGTTCATCTTTTTCTTCAAAATATAATGAAGCGAGGggtagctcaagacttttgcacaacgCTGTACCTATTGACCTATAACTGATCTGTACCTATAACTGGTTTTAATATAAATACAAGAGATTTGTGATTTATGACACATCATCTCGTGGAAGTTCATCTCTATTTTTGTTATCTTGTGAAATTATTACTCAGCATTCTCTTAGACATGATGGACTGTTTAATGGAAGTTGATTCATGGAAGATAAATTGTTAAACGATATGGAAAACCCAATTTTTATGTACTGAAAACTCCTTTTCTGTCATTCTTCTTTACCATTTTCTTCCCTCTCACCTGCctcacatgtttttatttttatttcctcatCACTGAGGATCTTATTGTCATGGTAACCCACTGGtcaaacctttttttaatgacttcttTTTTCTCACCTTTTCACATTCGCAGGGTTCCCTCTGAAATGTGTATgagtttttgtaaataaaaacatgaaatcaaaTTTGATCAGAGGATCTCTGCCTTTATTAATTCCTTGCATTCTGATTGAATGCCTACAGTGATAGCACACAATGATAACTGAGGGCCAGGTGAGTAAGTATAGCAACATTAAATATGATGTCAACTGTGGTGGCAGGAGCAATACAAAGATACTGCTCTAATAATCAGGTGCAGGAGTGTTACAGATCTGCCACTCTGCCACACATGCCTGTGTACAACTTTGATGTGTTATATTAGTAGCGATGTTAATGATAATAAACTGCACATCAATCAAATCTCTATTTAGACTAGATGTTTAAGTGTTATCATTCTGATTAATAGCTTTAATTATGATGCACTAATGAGACAGAAACTTGTTAAATTAGATATCCGTAAATTAATCACAGACATTAATGAAATGCATGATGCAGAAGTTACTGTCCGGAGGTGCTGTGTGAAGCAAGCAGAgttaggacccaaatgcaggactcagaagCACGTCTAAACTTAAAGGCAGCTTTATTGTTGGACTCATTGGAGTACAAATGCTTGCATAATGATTTATTATACTTCAAACAGCCACTGATGAAAGACCAGATCAATGACCATTGGATCAGTGATCAATGGCCACTGAAAACTGAACAGCCACTTTAACCAAGACCAAGTCTGGTGTTATTGGTCAAAGTCAAATTACCGTATCAAGCAATGATACAAAACACTAaaacagattaaataaaactttatgtAACAAGTGTCACCTGGCAGTTTGCTGCCTTCTGCTATGTGATTGATAAAGGAACTTTGACAGGGTAGTGGGTGTGTGAGGTGAGGTCAGCGCTCTTAATCCGTGTTGTTAGGGTTAGGGAAACCGATCAATATTGCAGGTATATTGGGTGTTTGTTTTAGATCTGTGATTTTGCATGGTTTAATACAATTGATGGGTTTATTGGGTAACATTTTAATCGataattttgtttgtgttttgccgCTGTTGTTGTGCTCCCTCTGCTGTCCTTTTTTGGTTCTTTTGGTTGatttgtaattttgttttggttAGTCCGTCGAGCCGTAAAGGCTGTTATGAATGATTGAGAGTGAGCCTTGTAAGGGCGGACTAacctttgtttatttgtttgtgccaCTTACCTTTATAAACCCAGGTTGCAGGTCATGCATAGCGCTGATTCCCAGCTGTACTGAGAGCCAAATTGTTTGCAGTGCGTGCCCACAGGTAAATTGATAGCAGTGTCTCTAAACTGGGTGTGACGGTTTGCAGTGTAGTGTTATTTGCTCACACCTTTGGTTTGATAGGTCTCATGTGCAGTAtttctttcacattttatttgacaCCTTAGTGCTCAGTTACATTTATAAAAATGGGTCATcctttcagatcaaacattatAAACTCTTATTCTCGTGAAAACTACAGTCGTTCTTGGACCTTTTTCAATGTAGCAGCAAAATGTTACTCAAAGGACAGAGCCTTATCAAGAACAACCCCCCGATACTTAGAACTATCCACCAGTTCAATGGCTGCACCATTTGCTACTGTTAGTGCAGGATGGGGGGATGGCTAAAAGCTAAAGGATGTGGCTGAATAGTATTGAAGGCTGAAGAAAAGTCAGTAAATAGGAGCCGAGCATGGGCTTTGGCCCCATTGAGATGGCAATATAGGAAATTTAATAAAGTGACCACAGCATCATCAACACCCCTGCAAGGCCTGTATGCAAACTGTAGTGGAACATTAAGCTTTTCTACCTGCTGGAGAATCTCCTTCCTGATGAGCTTTTCCAGTTCATTAATGTTTTCGGATGACTCCGTAAACACCGACCAGTCAGTGCAGGCAAAGCAGCCCTGCAGGGCTAAAGAGACGTCATTATCATACCTTTGTGGGGTGTTTCCTCACCTTCTCTCTCCGTAGCACAGTCTTATAAACAGGCAGGAGATGCACCGTGTTTTGGTCAGAGGATCTGAGGGCGGGGCCTGCCACAGATGTATACGCACCTTTAATGGAACCATAACAAAGATCCAGAGTTTTATTGAAGCGTGTAAGAGAGTTCACATATTTATAGAAAGTGCCCAATGTTTTCTTCAAATTACAGATAAAAGTCCCACAGAATAATATTAGGGGCCATCGAGACAGAGAGATTGGAGCAAGTACACGAGGTTGTCAGTCGCAATCTTCGAATTTGCTTTCGGATGGATGTAATTAACGGTGATGTTGACTTGTAGGAAATCCCTCGGCAGGTAACGGCCTGATAGACACAGAGAGAAGCTTAATGTTTGGCAGACACACCTGTTCACAGTAAAGTTTTTACACCATTTCTGATTAATAAACTGCAACAAGAAAGCCAAGCGACTGTTGCACTCCTTTTGGTTTGTGCTATGTGATGCAGAAAGGATGGCACAGCCACACAGGACCTGCGTCTACTCTGGTCCCGTTTTATTTTAGGATAATTAACCTCCAAATTTTATGTTTCATATCAGCATGTCCTAGTCATTCTTCTTTTTAGGACCAGTTTTCCTGTGTAAGCAGTTCTTTCTTTACTTGGTAACATCATTTCTTTGTTGTAGTTTTCGGTGTTTCATGTTATTATCAGGTGCATGAAATTGTGGAGGTGAACGTTACGTATTTTGGaccatttttgtaaataaaaacatgaaatcaaaTTTGATCAGATGAGCTAGGCCATTATCCTGATTGTTTGGGGTACATGATGATAACTGAGGGCAACTCAGGTACATATGTCAATATTAAATGTGTTGACGTCTCAAACTGTGGTGTCGGGACCAATGACAAGATTCTGCTCTGATAATGTTAGTAATAGGTTTTGATAAAGTTTCTTTTTAACATGAATTGCAATTTATGCTCATAATAGAGTTGATGCACTCCTCGTTAGAAGGATAAAAGCATTAACCTCAGTGTGAAGGGTTAAGTGTTGAAAGTAAAACTGCTAAacgcttacaaaacacaacTTTTAATTAGGGAAAGGCGCCCGTGTGTGGGTGTATGATAACATCCCGTTCTGGTATTGATGATAACATAAcatagggtgaccatattttgtttttcaaaaaagaggacacttggtGGGGGGCGTGAAttaataagagagagagagaaaaaaagaacacctagatactgctagcataatgggcAGGTTTTCGacagggctcccacacaaatgcaaagcagaggatgaagcatcgccaaagactagaaaatatggtaaagcatatcttgcctttagcttcacctgcacaactgccaaggtaggtctctgACAGAATTACTTCCCCCTGCGttgggagcagcgctgggctctccaaatcacagacaaacagtatcccacattcttgatttttagttcacaaacacttcttataatgactaactactcctgacattttggagatgttagctctttatacagtaaagttaaagtgggatacaaataatatcaggctgatcctgccatgATTGGTTCCCCctgtccaaatcacggacaaacagtatcccacagctgtttgtttttgaacccattttgcacagagaggcattttttgaaaaatgtattgacagcaatgttgaatattattacacaggaaaaaacaactacacgtaaaataattacatcatgacgcctctgcctttttaaatgcagggacagtaactgcgtgtgtgtatgtaagcgtgtaaaacctgaagatagtcagattaacagtaacagtattttgtctctatccacgattgtagaaattcatctcatgtaaacagtAACGTGGTGCAGagcgtgaaaaaaggcacataccttcaggcacgtgcagaggggggggcggaaggggcttgagcacccgcccctttcctgatgggtgcccaaagtgcccttttgttgagg encodes:
- the LOC116327226 gene encoding platelet-activating factor receptor-like isoform X1, with protein sequence MEIIQSVTMTTMSSVESTTINLFLDSEFRYVLIPVSYIIFFILGFISNLYVLFVLRCLHQAKAMGEIHIYMTNLTIADLLFVCALPFWIDYYMREGDWLYGDVMCRVTGTFFFINTYGTILFLAAISINRYWAVTRPLDAASSDHRIRGIIVCICIWAFIVAMSVPFLMSPGINVHRKNNTDIRRCFEGYQGGTNDKKKKVAVTHFLIIGLFFVVFLLIVICNILIARSLIFKNSPQSESQSSGTQSKMPNLTSTFKRPTGVKRRALQMLLAVVGVFVLCFLPHHIVQGPWVLAVLEIEDGFGHVNYNETTRQLLSDAHQITLVLMGLNCILDPVVYYFATGKFRGLIKARIKKLIPCTQTQSYHLNQPASPVWTLGGNQRPHTKATKAGRQDQTPHTERSSVVIA
- the LOC116327226 gene encoding platelet-activating factor receptor-like isoform X2 encodes the protein MEIIQSVTMTTMSSVESTTINLFLDSEFRYVLIPVSYIIFFILGFISNLYVLFVLRCLHQAKAMGEIHIYMTNLTIADLLFVCALPFWIDYYMREGDWLYGDVMCRVTGTFFFINTYGTILFLAAISINRYWAVTRPLDAASSDHRIRGIIVCICIWAFIVAMSVPFLMSPGINVHRKNNTDIRRCFEGYQGGTNDKKKKVAVTHFLIIGLFFVVFLLIVICNILIARSLIFKNSPQSESQSSGTQSKMPNLTSTFKRPTGVKRRALQMLLAVVGVFVLCFLPHHIVQGPWALAVLEIVNYSETTRKLLNDAHQITLVLMGLNCILDPVVYYFATGKFRELIKAHITKLITCTQTQSYHLNSGSKSESS